The stretch of DNA CAGCCTGTTCGGTTTCCACCAGGTGGAGTCGGTGGAGGCGTGGCTGCCGCTCTTCCTGTTTTCGGTTCTGTTCGGCCTCTCGATGGATTATCATGTCTTCCTGCTGGGCCGCATCCGCGAACGTTATCTGCAGACGGGCGACAACAGCGAAGCCGTCGCCTTCGGCCTGAAGTCCACCGGAAGGATCATCACGGGGGCTGCCGTTATCATGGTGGCCGTGTTCTCGGGCTTTGCCAGCGGCCAGCTGATCATGTTCCAGCAGATGGGATTCGGTCTTGCGGTCGCGGTCCTGCTCGACGCCACCCTGATCAGGTCGGTGCTCGTACCGGCATCGATGAAGCTGCTGGGAGACATCAACTGGTATCTGCCGAGTTGGCTACAATGGCTGCCCGACCTGCAGCTCGATGCGGCCGATGGCATTGCCCGGGGCGAGGTCCGCGGCGCCGCGCCGGAGGATCAGGAAGACAGGGATGCCGGAACAAAGATCGACGGCCGTCCCGCCGAGCAGTGCTGCTGATTGGGCAGCTGGAGCGCGGCCGGGATGTTGAAGGGCCGCGCCGCCGGGCGGCAATGATGACAACAGACAACAAAAAAGGCATATGGCCAATAACGATATCGTACTGAGAGCCAGTCAGTTAAAAAAGACGTTCGGCAGTGCGAAGAAACGGGTCGAGGCAGTCAAGGGCGTCGATTTCGAGATCAAGGCTGGAGAGATCTTCGGCTTCCTCGGGCCCAACGGCGCCGGCAAGACCACTACCTTGAGGATGCTGGCGACGCTGTTGCCGATCGATAGTGGCGAGGCGACCGTTTCAGGGTTCGACGTGCGCAAGCAGCCGCACGAAGTGCGTTGCCGCGTCGGCTATGTCAGCCAGGCGGGTGGGGCCGACAGTCTGTCCACCGGCCGCGAGGACCTGATGCTTCAGGGCCGGCTCTACGGCATGGCCGCCGAGGCGGCCGCCGAGCGGGCCCAGGAGCTGGTCGTAGCCCTCGACCTGCAAGAATTCGCCGACCGCAGGGTAGATACCTATTCCGGCGGACAGCGCCGCCGGCTCGACATCGCCCTGGGCATCATGCACCAGCCGGATGTGCTCTTCCTTGATGAGCCCACCACAGGCCTCGATCCCCAGAACCGCGCCAACCTATGGGTGCAGATCCGCAAGCTCAGCGACGCCGGCACCACCATCTTTCTGACAACCCATTACCTCGAGGAAGCTGACACCCTGTCAAACCGCCTGGCGATCATGGACCATGGCCTGCTCGTGGCGGAGGGAACCTCACGCGAACTCAAACAGCAGATCGCAGCCGACAGCGTCGTTGTCAGCTTGAAGGAAGATGGAGCGGTCATCGATGAGGCGACCGCGCTCTTCCACCGGCAGGCTTATGTGCGTGAGGTCACGGCGGAAGGGGACCATCTGCGCCTTTACGTGGATGACGGCGTCGAGGCGCTGCCCCAGCTTCTGCGCCTTCTGGACGGCGAGCATATCGCCATCAGGAACATCACCCTCTCCGAGCCCACCCTGGATGACGTCTTTTTGCGCCATACCGGCCGCTCGCTTCGTGACGCCGGGCCGGCTGAAGGGAACGGGAAACAGGAATGAAACTTTTACACGACATCGGCCTGCTTTACAAAAGAGGGTTCGTCCATGCGTTGCGCATACCGATCTGGATCATCGTCGGAGTCTCGACGCCCCTGCTATACCTGGCCCTGTTTACGCCGCTGCTCGACAACCTGGCCGGCGGACCGGGATTTCCTACCACGGATGTCCTGGATGTCTTCCTGCCGGGGATCCTGGCGCTGATGGCCTTCGGCAGTGGCACCGGCGCCGGCTTCGCCATAATTTTTGAGATACAGGCAGGATTTACCGAACGGCTGCAGGTCACTCCCGCCAGCCGCCTGGCGCTGCTGATGGGGCCGATTCTTTCGAGCCTCACCTGGATGCTTTTCTTCACCTTCCTGATCATCGCGTCGGCCATTCCCTTCGGCTTCAATCTGCACGTCGGCGGCATGCTGATCTCGTTGATACTGATCTCGCTGCTGATGATGATATTCTCCGCCTTCTCGATCTCGGTCGCGCTTTTGACCAAGGAGATCAGCACCCTGGCGGCGATCATGAACGGCATCAATCTGCCGATCCTGTTGCTCTCGGGAGTATTGCTGCCGCTGACGCTGGCTCCCGCCTGGATGCGCTTCATCGCGCATTTCAATCCCATGTATTACGTGGTCGAGGCCAACCGGGCCCTGTCGGCCGGCGTTATATATGACTCGCGCGTCGCTGAGGGCTTCCTTGTCATCGTGCCGCTGGCAATCATTGTTTTAGCGTGGGCCACGCGGGTATACAAAAAGACGGTTGCTTAACTGTATATCCCGGAAGGCGGAGGCCAATGAAGAAATTCACGATTACCGAGCTGCACGATTTTAACGGGCAGGCAGGCAAGCCGGTCTATGTCGCCTATAACGGTAAGGTCTACGATGTTTCCGCGAGCTTTCTCTGGGAGAAAGGAGACCACCAGGGGGAGCACGCCGCCGGCAACGACCTGACCGATGAGATCGCTGCCGCCCCTCACGAACCCGATATGCTTGACGCTTTTCCCGTCGTCGGCGAGATCTCAGGCTAGCGATTCAGGCGCTCCGGGAAATCGCCTCATAATCTCCCTTTTCCCCTAAGAGAATAAATTGGGTTACAATTGTTGATTAGGTATGGATTATCGCCTTTTCAATCTCGTAAACCAGTATGCCGGACGGTCCGGCGCGCTCGACGCCCTCATGACCGGACTGGCCAAGTACGGCGTTGCGCTGCTGGCGCTGCCGCTGCTCTACATGTGGTTCAGGGGGAATTCGGCCGCCAAGAAAGCCGCGCTCCTGAGCCTGCTGAGCATGGCCGTCGCCCTGCTGATCAACCAGGTTATCGGGCACATATACTTCCGGCCCCGTCCCTTTTCGTTTCACGAGGTCAATCTGCTGGTGGATCGATCGACCGATCCTTCCTTCCCATCCGATCACGCTGCCTTCGTCTTTGGCATCGCCTGGTTGATCTGGCTGCAAAACCGGCGTATCGGTTACGTGGCGCTGGCGATGGGCTTTCTGGTGGCGCTCTCCAGGGTCTTCATCGGCGCCCATTACCCTGGTGACGTTCTCGGTGGCGCCCTCATCGGTCTGGTCTCCGCCTTGCTGGTCTGGAACCTGAAAGCGGCGCTCGACCCTGTCACCTCTTTCTTGATATCGATAGCAAGGAAGCTTAGGCTGGCCTGATGACGCTCACGGTGACAATCTATTCCGATTACGTCTGACCCTGGTGTTACGTCGGCCAGGTCGCGGTCGAGAAGCTGAAGCGGGAGCGAAGCGATGCCATCATCGAATGGCGCCCCTATCTGCTTCGCCCCAACATGCCTCCTGAGGGCATGGAGATCCCCTCTGAATATCTTGCTGACATGGAAGATACCCGTCGCCGGCTGAAAAGCATGGCCGATACCGGCGGACTCGAGATGGTCTTTTCGGGCCGCATTCCCAACTCGCGCCTGGCGCTGGAAGCGACCGAGTTCGCATATGCCCACGGCAGGGGCGGGCAGTTCCACCGCGCGGTTTTTCAGAGGCTCTACGGCGAAGGCCGTGATATCGGCAGCTGGGGAGTCCTGCGGGAGGCGGCCGCCGAAGCCGGTCTTGACGCCGACGAGATGGAGCGGGAGGTCAAGGGCGGCGAGTACGCCGCGGTGCTGGACGCAAAGATCGAGGAAGCCGCCGGCCGTGGCGTAAAGGCTGTGCCTACATTCATCATCAACGGAAATTACCGCATCGTCGGCGCCCAACCGTACGAAGCATTCGAGAAGGCGATCGCGCAGGTTGAATCCGGGGAGGTCTAGTTCCCAGGGGCCTCCCGGCGCACGCGGTTTTAGCTTTATCGCCTGATTATTGCTATTCTATGGGAGTCACATGCTGCCGCCGAAATTCAGCGACAAGGCGGCAGTCAGTCCGGGAAGGCCCGGGGGGCCTTCTTTTTTTGCGCCAATAAACAGGAAGAAAAACAGCTTTGAATCTTAGAAACGTAGCCATCATAGCCCACGTCGACCACGGCAAGACCACGCTGGTGGACGGCCTTCTGAAGCAGTCCAAGACCTTCAGGGAGAATGAAGCCGCCTTCAGCCAGACGCTGATCCTCGATTCCAACGACCAGGAACGCGAGCGGGGGATAACGATCCTGGCCAAGAACACCGCGGTCAGGTATGGCGACACCAAGATCAATATAATCGACACTCCCGGCCATGCCGATTTCGGCGGCGAGGTCGAGAGGACTCTCAACATGGCTGACGGCGCCATCCTGGTGATCGACGCGCAGGAAGGCCCGATGCCGCAGACAAAATTCGTGCTCAAAAAGGCGCTGGAGCTGGGGCTCAAGCCTATCGTTGTCATCAACAAGATCGATAAGCCAAACGCCAGGATCGATGAAGTCATCGAGAGGACGCATGACCTTTTCCTCGATCTGGCTACCGATGAGGGGCAGCTCGACTTCCCTGTCTACTATGCTGTCGCGCGCGGCGGCAAGGCCTGGAGCGAGGTTCCGGAAGATTTCGAGGGCGGGGCCGACCTGACCCCGGTGTTCGACGCCATCGTCGACCATGTGCCCGCGCCGGAAGTCGGCGACAAGGATCAACCTTTCCAGATGCTGGTGACCTCCCTTGAGGCAGACAGCTTCCAGGGCAAGCATGTCATCGGCAGGATCACGCGCGGCACCATTTCGCCCGGCACGACGATCACGCTGATGAAAAAAGACGGCACTGAAGAACGGGCCCGCATCGACAAGGTTTATGTTTCCCAGGGGCTCAAGAGGGTCGAGATCGAGGAAGCCCACGCGGGCGACATCGTCTCCCTGACGGGAATCCGCAACGCCGGCATCGGTGAGACCATCGCCGACAGCGACCGGCCAGAGATGCTGCCGACGATCGAGATCGAGGAGCCGACCCTGAAGATGTCGGTAGGCGCCAACACCTCACCCTTCGCCGGCAGGGAAGGTCAATATGTCACCAGCCGTCAGATACTCGAAAGGATCGAGCGTGAGCTGGAGACCAATGTCTCGCTGAAAATGGAGATGGGGCAGAATGGCGATTACATCTTATCCGGGCGCGGCGAGCTGCACCTGTCGGTATTCATCGAGAACCTGCGGCGCGAAGGCTACGAGCTGCAGGTCGGCAAGCCTCAGGTGATCACCAAGGAGATAGACGGCGCCACCCACGAGCCGATTGAGGAGCTTACCGTTGACGTCGCCACTGAATATGTTGGCGCCGTGAACGGAGAAGTCGGCCGCCGCAAAGGCCTGCTGCTCAGCCAGGTTGAGAACAGCGACGGCTCTACCAGGCTGATATTCGAGATCTCAACACGGGGCATCCTCGGGCTGCGCAATCATCTGCTGACCCTGACGCGCGGTACGGCTATCATGAATTCAATATTTGTCAAATATCAGCGGATGGGGGCTCCCATGCCGCGTATGCGCAACGGCGCCCTGGTGGCCAGCGAGAGTGGCAAGGCCGTGACTTTCGGCCTCAACAACGCCCAGCAGAGGGGCACGGTCTTCCTGCAGCCCCAGACCCCCGTTTATGAGGGAATGATCGTCGGGCTCAACGCCCGCGAGGGAGATCTCGAGATCAACGTCACCAAGGAAAAGAAGTTGACCAATATGCGCTCATCGGGAGCGGACGAGGCCATCGTGCTGACGCCGCCGACAATGCTCAGCCTGGAGCAGAGCCTTGATTTTCTGGAAGATGACGAGCTGCTGGAAGTGACGCCGGCGAGCCAGAGGCTCAGGAAGAAGCTCCTGGGCAAGACCGACAGGGTCAGGGCAGCCAGAAAGTAACCGCAGCCAGCTGGAAGCACCCGGAAGCACCCACCGAACCATCCTCGGAATTTACCAGGAATCATCCAGGTGTTTCCCGCACCCTCCGTTTAACGAAACAACACATTCCTTTCATCATATCTTTACATTCAAGGGGCACAATATACTCAGGCAAGGTAAGGCGCACCCGCCCCGGCGGGTGCGCCCCCTCAAATTATGAAGGCTGTCCAGCGCTCACATGGAGCCTGACAGGTTTCAAGGAGGAACAGGCATGGGACTTATACTTATAATCGTAGTGGCGGCGCTGGCAGTCTGGCTGCTGACGCAACATCATGATACCGAGCGCGCGGCATCCGTTAAGGCCGCTCCGGCAGTGGCTCCGGCAGAGACTGCGCTTGAGCAATTGCGCAAGCGGTACGCCCGTGGCGAGATCACCCGCAACGAGTTCGAGGAGCGCAAACAGGCACTGGAGGTGCATTGACATGATGAACGGATGGGGATACGGAGACAACTTCTTCATCGGGGGAATCCTGATGATGATCTTCTGGGTAGCGATAGTCGTCGGAATCGTCATACTGATCGTGTGGTTGACCCGGCAGAGCACCGGCCACACGCATCAGGCCGGTCCTGTGCAGGGGCCGTGTCCAGGACCCGGCGCCGAGCACCACGAAACCGCCATCGATATCCTGAACGCCCGCTATGCCCGCGGCGAGATCGACAAGGCTGAATACGAGCAAAAGAAAAAGGACCTGAGCGGCTAGGAAGGCCAGGATTAACCTGTCCTTAACCTCTACTTCGGAGGTTTTGCGGCTGCGGCGCTTGGCGTCGCTATTCTGATCGCGATCATCGTTGTTGCGGTCTTGCTGGTAAGACATTACCGGCATCGCCACGCCGTGGTTGCTGCAGGGGGGCGGCACGGCCGCCGTGACCGGCGCACCGGCGGCAGCTGAAACGTTGACCATGCCGGCCCCCGGGGTTCCCGGCGGCCAGTCGGCTCTCGATATTCTGAAGGTTCGATACGCACGTGGCGAGATCGACAAGAAAGAGTATGACGAGAAAATGAAAGACCTGTCGACCTAGTCCCGAAAAAAACGGCAAGGTATTTCGATCAAACCCCGCTTCCAGCGGGGTTATTTTTTCATTCATAGAGATACTGCAGTGCTGACTTGTGTTCGCGGGGCCTTCTCCCATTCGAGGGGGACGGCCTTTATGTTAAACTGGCGCCATGAAGGTCAAGCTACCTGACAACAGCGAAATCGAGCTGGATGACGGCGCCGATGCCATGGCGGCCGCCCGGAAGATCGGGTCGCGGCTGGCTAAAGCCGCCGTCGCGGCGACCGTGAACGGCGAGCCGGTGGATCTGTCGCATCCGCTGGCCGAAGGCGACTCCATCGGCATCATCACCGAGGATTCCCCCGAAGGGCTCGAGATCATGAGGCACAGCGCTTCCCATGTTCTGGCCAGCGCCGTCATGGAAATGTACCATGGCACGCAGCTGGGAGTCGGCCCGGCTATCTCCGACGGATTCTACTACGACTTTAAATTTCCGGCCCCGGTCTCGGAGGGCGACCTCGAGAAGATCGAGAAGAAGATGCGAGAGATCGTCAAGGCGAAGTTCCCCTTCGAGCGGCGCGAGCTCTGCCGCGAAGAGGCGGCCGAGAAGTTCGGCGCTCAGCCCTTCAAGCAGGAGCTGCTGGCGGAGCTGCCGCTGGAGGAAAAGGCGACGTCCTACACCGACGACGGCTTCACCGATCTCTGCCGGGGCCCCCATGTGCCCGATACCGGCCGCATCAAGGCCTTCAAGCTTCTCTCTGTCGCCGGCGCCTACTGGCGCGGCAATGAAAAGAACCCGATGCTGACGCGGATATACGGCACCGCTTTCC from Actinomycetota bacterium encodes:
- a CDS encoding ATP-binding cassette domain-containing protein, whose translation is MANNDIVLRASQLKKTFGSAKKRVEAVKGVDFEIKAGEIFGFLGPNGAGKTTTLRMLATLLPIDSGEATVSGFDVRKQPHEVRCRVGYVSQAGGADSLSTGREDLMLQGRLYGMAAEAAAERAQELVVALDLQEFADRRVDTYSGGQRRRLDIALGIMHQPDVLFLDEPTTGLDPQNRANLWVQIRKLSDAGTTIFLTTHYLEEADTLSNRLAIMDHGLLVAEGTSRELKQQIAADSVVVSLKEDGAVIDEATALFHRQAYVREVTAEGDHLRLYVDDGVEALPQLLRLLDGEHIAIRNITLSEPTLDDVFLRHTGRSLRDAGPAEGNGKQE
- a CDS encoding ABC transporter permease, yielding MKLLHDIGLLYKRGFVHALRIPIWIIVGVSTPLLYLALFTPLLDNLAGGPGFPTTDVLDVFLPGILALMAFGSGTGAGFAIIFEIQAGFTERLQVTPASRLALLMGPILSSLTWMLFFTFLIIASAIPFGFNLHVGGMLISLILISLLMMIFSAFSISVALLTKEISTLAAIMNGINLPILLLSGVLLPLTLAPAWMRFIAHFNPMYYVVEANRALSAGVIYDSRVAEGFLVIVPLAIIVLAWATRVYKKTVA
- a CDS encoding cytochrome B5, with the protein product MKKFTITELHDFNGQAGKPVYVAYNGKVYDVSASFLWEKGDHQGEHAAGNDLTDEIAAAPHEPDMLDAFPVVGEISG
- a CDS encoding undecaprenyl-diphosphatase, encoding MDYRLFNLVNQYAGRSGALDALMTGLAKYGVALLALPLLYMWFRGNSAAKKAALLSLLSMAVALLINQVIGHIYFRPRPFSFHEVNLLVDRSTDPSFPSDHAAFVFGIAWLIWLQNRRIGYVALAMGFLVALSRVFIGAHYPGDVLGGALIGLVSALLVWNLKAALDPVTSFLISIARKLRLA
- a CDS encoding DsbA family protein, which encodes MEWRPYLLRPNMPPEGMEIPSEYLADMEDTRRRLKSMADTGGLEMVFSGRIPNSRLALEATEFAYAHGRGGQFHRAVFQRLYGEGRDIGSWGVLREAAAEAGLDADEMEREVKGGEYAAVLDAKIEEAAGRGVKAVPTFIINGNYRIVGAQPYEAFEKAIAQVESGEV
- the typA gene encoding translational GTPase TypA yields the protein MNLRNVAIIAHVDHGKTTLVDGLLKQSKTFRENEAAFSQTLILDSNDQERERGITILAKNTAVRYGDTKINIIDTPGHADFGGEVERTLNMADGAILVIDAQEGPMPQTKFVLKKALELGLKPIVVINKIDKPNARIDEVIERTHDLFLDLATDEGQLDFPVYYAVARGGKAWSEVPEDFEGGADLTPVFDAIVDHVPAPEVGDKDQPFQMLVTSLEADSFQGKHVIGRITRGTISPGTTITLMKKDGTEERARIDKVYVSQGLKRVEIEEAHAGDIVSLTGIRNAGIGETIADSDRPEMLPTIEIEEPTLKMSVGANTSPFAGREGQYVTSRQILERIERELETNVSLKMEMGQNGDYILSGRGELHLSVFIENLRREGYELQVGKPQVITKEIDGATHEPIEELTVDVATEYVGAVNGEVGRRKGLLLSQVENSDGSTRLIFEISTRGILGLRNHLLTLTRGTAIMNSIFVKYQRMGAPMPRMRNGALVASESGKAVTFGLNNAQQRGTVFLQPQTPVYEGMIVGLNAREGDLEINVTKEKKLTNMRSSGADEAIVLTPPTMLSLEQSLDFLEDDELLEVTPASQRLRKKLLGKTDRVRAARK
- a CDS encoding SHOCT domain-containing protein yields the protein MGLILIIVVAALAVWLLTQHHDTERAASVKAAPAVAPAETALEQLRKRYARGEITRNEFEERKQALEVH
- a CDS encoding SHOCT domain-containing protein — its product is MMNGWGYGDNFFIGGILMMIFWVAIVVGIVILIVWLTRQSTGHTHQAGPVQGPCPGPGAEHHETAIDILNARYARGEIDKAEYEQKKKDLSG
- a CDS encoding SHOCT domain-containing protein, producing the protein MLQGGGTAAVTGAPAAAETLTMPAPGVPGGQSALDILKVRYARGEIDKKEYDEKMKDLST